Within Schumannella luteola, the genomic segment CGGCACCGTGAAGGTCACGCCGCTCGTCGTCGACGCGGCCAAGTCGACCACGCCGCTCGCCGACGTCGAGCAGACCATCGTCGGGCAGGCCGTGCCGTGGACGCTGCTCGTCGTCATCCTCGTGATCGCCGCCCTCGTGGTGTTCCTGCTGCGTCGCCGCCGCCGGGTCGTCGCGGTCGCGAAGTCGCGGGAGGACGACCGCGTCGCGGAGGCCGTCGAGAAGGCGCTCGCCGCGGAGAAGGCGAAGAAGGGCGGGGCCGCGGTCGAGGAGCCGGAGGAATCGGAGGAATCGGCGTCGGAGGACGAGACGGCGGCGGTTCCCGTCGGCTCGGGCAAGGACTGACCGCGCAGCTGGCTGAGTTCTCCCGATTCGGGTCTCGCAATTCAGGATCCGACGGCGAATCGGGATCGAAATCGGTGGGAATCGGAGCCCGATCCTGAATTGTGCTGGATCGGATCCTGAATTGCGAAGAGGTCGGCGCGGTGTCGGCGGCGCGGCGCACACTGAGGGCATGGATGCCCGCGCGCTCATCGCCGACCGCCGCGCGGTCGTGCTCGAGAAGCGGGATGCCGTCGAGCGCGAGCTGGTGAGCATCCGCGCCGCCCGCGGCGAGTGGACCGACGAAGAGCACGACCCCGAGGGCTTCACCCTCACGCACGAGTGGTCGCGGCTCGAGGGCACCCGCGCCGAGCTCGAGACCGAGCTGGCGGAGCTGGATGCGGCCGACGCCCGCGTCGCATCCAGCACCTACGGCGTGTGCGCCCGCTGCGGGCAGCCCATCCCCGAGCCGCAGCTCGAACGCCGCCCGGCCCGCACGCTCTGCGTCGCCTGCACCGACCGCCTCGCCCGCCGCTGACCTGGCGTCAGTCCGCGGGGCGCCGCGCGATGAGCGAGAACATCAGCGGCGCATCGGGAGCACCGTCGGGCAGGCGGAACCCGCCCTCACGCCATCCCATCGACGGCAGCGCCCGCCACGGCATCGATCGGTGCTCGTCGAAGGCCTCGATCTGCAGTCCGGCGCCGAGCAGCGCTCCGAAGATCTCCGACAGCGGATGCGGCCACTCGTAGGTCGTCGCGTTGCTCATGCGGCTCGCACTCGCATAGGTGGTTCCGTCGTCGAAGCGGCGCGGTGCGTCGGCCGCGAGCGCGAAGTACGGCTCGGTCATCACGAGCTGGTCGTCGTCGCGATCGAACTGGAAGGTGTACAGGAACGGATGCCCGTCGTAGAGGAAGAGCGCGCCGCCGGGCTTCAGCAGTCGGGCGATCGCCTCAGCCCAGACAGCGAGGTCGGGCAGCCAGGTGAGCACACCGACCGTCGTGTAGACGAGATCGAAGGTGCGGCCGAGAGCATCGGGCGCATCCTCGTTGGCAGCCTGCACGAAGGTCGCGTCGATGCCGGCGCGCTCGGCGAGCGCGGTTGCGGTGGCCACGGCTTCGCCCGACAGGTCGGTTCCGACGACACGGGCCCCGCGCCGCGCGAGGCTGATCGTGTCGGTGCCGATGTGGCACTGGAGGTGCACCACGTCGAGCCCGGCGACCGTGCCTCCGGGCAGGTGCGGGGCGAGCAGCGCGACTTCGACGTCGAGCCCGATCGCGTTGGGATCGTCGGCGAAGGCCTCGGCCCCGTAGGCCGTCACGTGGTCGGCGACCCGCTCATCCCAGTTGCGCATGTTCGCGGCGATCTGCTCGGCGGTCTGTTCGGCGGGCACGGTCTGCCTCCTCGGCGGGTGGTGGATGCTCAGGCGACCGGTTCGTCGCGAGGCCGCCGCCATCGGAGGGCAGCCTTCCAGGGTCGCCGATGCCGGGCTCGGAGGCAAGCGAGTCAGCGAACGCTGGCCGAGGCGTGCAGCTCAGCGGCGCGCGGCCCAGTCGGCGATGAGGTCGATGCCGCGGCCGAAGTCGGGGTCGGCCGGGCGGTGCAGGAACGCGTGGGTGCTGCCGGGCAGCACGTGCCGCTCCAGCGGCACCGCGTGCTCGGCGAGCTCGGCGGCGAAGCGCTCGCCGGAGGCGCGGAGCACGTCGCGGTCGGCGTCGAGCATGAGCGTCGGCGGGAGGCCGGCGAGGGGATGCCCGCCGGGGAACGCGCGCGGGTCGGCCAGGGCGGCGCGCGACCCGGCGTAGTTGCGCGTCATCAGCCCGTACGCGCGGGGCGTGTGCGTGAAGCGGCGGTATCCGGTGACCCGGGAGCGCAGTTCGGCTGAGCGCGGCGGCATGGCAGCGTGGAAGACGCCGTAGGCGAGCAGGAGCCCGCGGATCGGCGCCGTCGCGAGGTCGGACGAGGCGGATGCGGCGGCGCCCGCGTCACCCCGTCCCGACTCCGGCGATCGTGCGTTCGACGACTGCGCTTCGGCCGTCACGACCTCCAGCGCGGCCGCCGCGGCCAGGCAGGCACCGGCGCTCGCACCGCCGATCAGCACCCCGGCGCTCGCCGCCGAGTCCGATCCGGCTTCCGTTCGGGCATCCGCCGCATCGCCCGGCCGCGACCCGGGCACTGCGTCGAGCGACCGACGCCGCGCATCCGCCAGCACCGCCGCCACATCGTCGACGGGGGTCGGATGCCGCACGACGCGCGCTCGCGGTGACGGCCGCAGGAAGCTCGTGCGCCCGGTGAGTCGGTAGTCGACCGTCGTGACCGGGATGCCGCGCGCGGCGAGCTCGAGGCCGACGGCGTGCGATTCGAGCTGGTCGAGCCCGCCCGAGACGAAGGCGCCGCCGTGCAGCCAGACCAGCGGAGGCGCGAGCGGCGCGACGCCGGAGGGCGGCGAGTAGCGACGCACGGCGACCGGTCCGTGCGGGCCCGCGACGGCATCCGCCTCGACGCTGACCCGACCGGGCGCGCCGGCTGCGGCAGGTTCGGGGAGGGATGCGCGCTGGCCGCCGTCGATCGACATCCCGTGACCGTAGCGATGTCAGCTCGGAAGCGACCCGACCGCGCCAGTTCGGGCACGACCCGCCGCAGGAGTGCGCCCACCGCGCGCACTAACCTTCGGAACATGGATCCGGTGCGCGCGCCCAACATCAGGGACGTCGCGCGCGTCGCCGGGGTGTCGTATCAGACGGTCAGCCGGGTGCTCAACGACAGTCCGAGCATCCGGGTCGAGACGCGGCAGCGCGTCGAGGCGGCGATCGCCGAGCTCGGCTACCGGCCCAACCCGGCCGCCCGCGCCCTCGTCGCCGGGCGCTCGCGCACGATCGGACTGCTGTCGGCATCCACCGCCTACTACGGCCCGGCGACGGCGATCACCTCGATCGAGGCGGCCGCGCGCGAGGCCGGCTACCGCATCAGCATCACGAGCCCGGCGTCGAGCGACTACGCCTCGGTCGCCGCGAGCGTCGAGTACCTGCTCGGGCAGGGCGTCGAGGCGCTGGTCGTGGTCGCTCCGCAGGTGCGGGTGTTCGAGGCGGTGCGCGCGCTCGGGCTCTCGGTGCCGGTCGTGACGCTCGAGTCGGCGGCGATCTCGGATGCGCCGAGCAGTCTCAGCGTCGACCAGGTCGAGGGCGCGCGGGTCGCCACCCGGCACCTGATCGAGCTCGGGCACGAGGAGATCCTGCACATCGCCGGTCCGCAGGACTGGATCGAGGCGGAGGCGCGCATGCAGGGCTACCTGCGCGAGCTCGACGCCCACGACCTGCGCACCCGCGCGCCGATCCTCGGCGACTGGTCGTCGGCCTTCGGCTACTACGCCGGGCTCGAGCTGCTGCGCGTGCGCGACTTCACCGCCGTGTTCGCCGGCAACGACCAGATGGCGCTGGGGCTGCAGCACGCCTGTCGCGACATGGGGCTGGATGTTCCGGGCGACATCTCGATCGTCGGCTTCGACGACATCCCCGAGGCCGCGCACTTCGCGCCGCCGCTGACGACGGTGCGCCAGAACTTCCCCGAACTGGGCCGTCGGGCGCTGTCGCTGCTGCTCGCGCAGCTGCGCGGCGAGGAGCGCGCCGACCACTCGATGGTGCCGCCCGAGCTCGTGCTGCGCGCCTCCACCGCCCCGCCGCGGCGCTGAGGCCGGCGCGAGCCCGAGCCTGATCGGCGAGCACATCGCCCGGCCGCTGCGTGAGCAGTCCGCGCGTCCTGCATCGGCGCATCCTGACGATCTCAAGGAGTTGCTGTAGCTGGTGCGGCGGATGATGCTCACCAATCACGCGAGTCACAGCAACTCCTTGAGACGGTCATCCCGAAAACTGCCCCTTGACGGATGTGACCGTTTCAGCGGTACAGTCTCACCACCTCATGTGAACGGTCACATGAACGGATGACACCGGAGTCGCCCCGTGCAGAGTCGCACCACCCCCGCCCGCGAGAGCCGCCGCGCATGACCGCCCGCGCCGCTGAGCTCGAGGTCGCCGTGGCCCGCACCCGCGAGGCGATCGCCGCCGCCGACGCGCGACTGCGCGACGCCGGAGTGCTGGATGCGGGCGACCGCGTGAGCGCCCGCGTCGCCGACGAGGCGCTGTTCCTGATCACCCCCGACGGCGTCGCGCCGCACGGGCCCGAGGGCTTCGTGCTCGCGCAGGACGACGCGACCGTCGTGCCCCACACCCCCGGCGGTGAGGTCGACGACGTCGCCCTCGCCGACCACGCCCGTCGCTACCGCGCCGACGCCGCGCTCGGCGCGCTCGTGCAGTCGGGCGAGCTGCGCATCGCCGGCGCCGATCTGGATGCCGCGGTCGACGCGGCCGGCTCGGCGCGCGAGCTGCGCGACCGCGCCGCCGCGCATCCCCCGACCTGAGCCTCCCTGCCTCTCACCTGAACGGCCCCACCACCGGAACCACCGACCCGCACGACTCAGCACCACCAGCTCGACCCACCAGCACCATCCCGCACCACCTCAGCCACACGGCCCCCGCCGCACAGCCGGCCCGGGCCACCCACCCCGCGATGACACAGCCGTCATCCAAGGAAGGAACACCGTGAACATCAAGAAGGTCCTGCTCGGCGCCGCGGCGCTGGGCGTCGCGGTCAGCCTGGCCGCCTGCTCCGGAGGCCGTGGCGGCACCGGCGGCGACAACGCCGGCAGCGGCGACAACAAGGGCGCCCTCGTCGGGGTCGCCATGCCGACCAAGACCTCGGAGCGCTGGATCAAGGACGGCAACGCGGTCAAGTCGGGCCTCGAGAAGCTCGGCTACAAGGTCGACCTCGAGTACGCCGACGACAAGATCCCCCAGCAGGTGCAGCAGATCAGCAACATGCTCACCAAGGGCGCGAAGATCCTCGTCATCGCCTCGATCGACGGCACCGCGCTGAGCGATCAGCTCGACCAGGCCGCCGAGCAGGGCGTCAAGGTCATCGCCTACGACCGCCTCATCAACGGCAACAAGAACGTCGACTACTACACGACCTTCGACAACTACAAGGTCGGCGTCGACCAGGCGACGAGCCTGCTCACCGGCCTCGGCATCCTCGACGCCGACGGCAAGGAGACCGGCGAGAAGGGTCCGTTCAACATCGAGCTCTTCGCCGGCAGCGCCGACGACAACAACGCGACCTTCTTCTACAACGGCGCGATGGACACCCTGAAGAAGTACATCGACGACGGCACCCTCGTCGTCGGCAGCGGCCAGACCGGCTTCACTCAGGTCGCCACGCTGCGCTGGGACCCGGCCACGGCGCAGAAGCGCATGCAGGACCTCATCGCCTCGACCTACTCGGGCGGCAAGAAGGTCGACGGCGTGCTGTCGCCCTACGACGGCCTCTCGATCGGCATCATCTCGGCGCTGACCAGCGCCGGCTACGCCACCGACGCGCTGCCGATCATCACCGGCCAGGACGCCGAGGCGGCCTCGGTGAAGTCGATCATCGCCGGCCAGCAGTACTCGACCATCTACAAGGACACCCGTCAGCTCGCCGACGAGGCCGTGAAGATGACGAACGACCTGCTCACGGGCACGAAGCCCGAGGTCAACGACACGAAGAGCTACGACAACAAGGTCAAGGTCGTTCCGACCTTCCTGTTCCAGCCGGTCACGGTCACCAAGGAGAACTACAAGAAGGTGCTCGTCGACAGCGGCTACTACAAGGAGTCCGACCTGAAGTAAGCGAGTGGATGGCGGGTGAGCGCGCCCTGCACGTGCGCTCACCCGCCCGACCTCGCTTTCCGGCACCACCCCCCCGCACCATCCGAAGATCGCAACCCTCGACGGAGAGGACCGATGTTGGCCGACAACATCCTCGAGATGCGCAGCATCACCAAGAGCTTCCCCGGCGTGCTCGCCCTGCGCGACGTCTCGATCGACGTCGAGCGCGGCAGCATCCACGCCATCTGCGGCGAGAACGGCGCCGGCAAGTCGACGCTCATGAAGGTGCTGTCGGGCGTCTACCCGCACGGCAGCTACGACGGCGAGATCGTCTTCGACGGCGAGAGCGTCGCGTTCAAGAACATCAACGACTCCGAGGATGCGGGGGTCGTGATCATCCACCAGGAGCTCGCGCTGAGCCCCTACCTCTCGATCGCCGAGAACATCTTCCTCGGCAACGAGCGCTCGCGCTTCGGCTTCATCGACTGGAACCGCACGAACCGCGAGGCGGCCGAGCTGCTCGCCCGCGTCGGGCTCAACGACAACCCGATCACTCGCATCAGCGAGCTGGGCGTCGGCAAGCAGCAGCTGGTCGAGATCGCGAAGGCGCTCTCGAAGAAGGTGAAGCTGCTCATCCTCGACGAGCCGACGGCGGCGCTCAACGACAGCGACTCCGAGCACCTGCTCGATCTGCTGCGTCAGCTGCAGAAACAGGGCATCACGTCGATCATCATCAGCCACAAGCTCAACGAGATCAAAGCGATCGCCGACGCCGTCACGATCATCCGCGACGGCCGCAACATCGAGACGCTCGAGATGGATGAGCTGCTCGGCGAGGACCGCATCATCCGCGGCATGGTCGGCCGCGACCTCGAGAGCCGCTTCCCCGACCACGAGCCGCACGTCGGGCCCGAGCTGCTGCGCATCGAGGACTGGACGGTGCACCACCCGATCGACCACGACCGCGTCGTCGTGCGCGAGGCGAACCTGACCGTGCGCGAGGGCGAGATCGTCGGCATCGCCGGGCTCATGGGCGCCGGCCGCACCGAGCTCGCGATGAGCGTCTTCGGCCACAGCTACGGCGTCGGCATCAGCGGCCGCGTGCTCAAACGCGGCGTCGAGGTGAAGACGAATACCGTCTCGGCCGCGATCAAGGCGGGCATCGCCTACGCCACCGAAGACCGCAAGCGCTATGGGCTCAACCTGATCGACGACATCCGCCACAACATCTCCGCCTCGGCGCTGACATCGCTGGCGCGCATGGGATGGGTCAACGAGAGCCGCGAGGTCGTCGTCGCCGAGAGCTACCGCAAGAGCATGAACATCAAGGCCCCCACCGTCGAGGCGGTCACCGGCAAGCTCAGCGGCGGCAACCAGCAGAAGGTCGTGCTGTCGAAGTGGATGTACGCGAACCCCGACGTGCTCATCCTCGACGAGCCCACCCGCGGCATCGACGTCGGGGCCAAGTACGAGATCTACGGAATCATCAACCGGCTCGCCGACGAGGGCAAGGGCGTCATCGTCATCTCATCTGAGCTGCCCGAGCTCATGGGCATCTGCGACCGCATCTACACGCTGTCCGAGGGCCGCATCACCGCCGAGCTGAGTCGCGAGGACGCGACCGCCGAGCGGCTGATGCAGCACATGACGCAGGAACGAGAGAAGGACCACCTGTGACCGCCACCACTCCCGCGCCGCAGACCGGCGTGCTGCAGCGAGCGAGCCGCTTCCTTGCGGGGCAGCTGCGTCAGATCGGCCTGTTCATCGCGCTCATCGTCATCGTCGTCTTCTTCGAGGTGGCGACGCAGGGCATCACGCTCAAGCCGATCAACGTCTCGAACCTGGTCGTGCAGAACAGCTACATCCTGATCCTCGCGATCGGCATGGTGATGGTGATCATCGCCGGCCACATCGACCTCAGCGTCGGCTCGGTCGTCGCCTTCACGGGCGCGATGGCCGGCGTGATGATCACGAAGTGGGGCATCCCCTGGCCGGTGGCCGCGGTGCTCTGCCTCGTGCTGGGAGCGCTGATCGGATGCTGGCAGGGCTTCTGGATCGCCTACTTCAAGATCCCCGCCTTCATCGTGACGCTGGCGGGCATGCTGACCTTCCGCGGCCTGACCCAGATCACGCTGCAGAACCAGCAGATCTCGCCCTTCCCCGACGGATTCCGCGCGATCGGATCGGGCTTCCTGCCCGACCTCGGCGGCGGCGTCAGCTTCGTCGAGCCGATGACGATCGTGCTCGGCATCCTCTCGGCGGTCGCGCTGATCGCGGCCGGCATCCGCGGCCGCCTGGTGCGTCGCCGCTACAACGTCGAAGACGAGCCGATGCCCTGGTTCATCGCGAAGACGGCGTTCACGACCGTGCTGATCCTGCTCGTCGCGTTCCTGCTCGCCAGCTACCGCGGCACCCCGATCGTGCTGATCATCCTCGCCGTGCTCGTGGTCGCCTACTCGGCGGTCATGGCCCGCAGCGTGTTCGGCCGCCACATCTACGCGATCGGCGGCAACCTCAACGCGGCCGCGCTCTCGGGCGTGAAGACGCAGCGGGTCACCTTCCTGCTCTTCGTCAACATGGGCGTGCTGTCGGCGCTCGCCGGGCTCGTGTTCACCGCGCAGCTGAACCTCGCCAACCCGAAGGCGGGCGACGGCTTCGAACTGGATGCGATCGCGGCCGTCTTCATCGGCGGCGCAGCCGTCACCGGCGGCATCGGCCGGGTGACGGGCGCGATCATCGGCGGTCTGATCATCGGCATCCTCAACAACGGCATGTCGATCCTCGGCGTCGGCACCGAGTTCCAGTCGCTGATCAAGGGCCTCGTGCTGCTCGCGGCCGTCGCCTTCGACGTCTACAACAAGCGCCGCAGCGGGAAGTGATCGGCGTGACGGAGGGGGAGGCGCCGGGCTCGGCGGGCGAGGACGCTGTCGGCGCGGATGCGGCGCTCGCCGCGGCGATCGAGCGCACGCGCGCCGAGGTCGCCGCGCTGCACGCCGAGCTCGTGCGCTACGGCCTCGTCGTGTGGACCGGCGGCAACGTCTCGGGCCGGGTGCCCGGCGCCGACCTTTTCGTCATCAAGCCCTCGGGCGTCTCCTATGACGACCTGACCGCCGACGACCTGGTGCTGTGCGACCTGGATGGCGCCGTGGTGCCGGGCAGCGTCGGCAGCTCGCGGAGTCCGTCGAGCGACACGGCGGCGCACGCCTACGTCTACCGGGCGATGCCCGAGGTCGGCGGGGTCGTGCACACGCACTCGACGTACGCGGTCGCGTGGGCGGCGCGGGGCGAGGAGGTCCCCTGCGTCATCACCGGCATGGCCGACGAGTTCGGCGGGCCCATCCCGATCGGACCCTTCGCCGTGATCGGCGACGACTCGATCGGCCGCGGCATCGTCGAGACGCTGCGCGGCCACCGCTCGCGCGCCGTGCTCATGCAGAACCACGGTCCGTTCACGATCGGCGCGAGCGCGCGCGACGCGGTCAAGGCCGCGGTCATGTGCGAAGACGCGGCGCGCTCGGTGCACCTCGCGCGCGAGGCCGGGCCGCTCATCCCGATTCCGCAGGACCGCATCGACCACCTCTACGCCCGCTACCAGAACGTCTACGGACAGGACGGGGACGACCGCCGATGACCGCATCCGACTCGCCGGTGCCGACCGCCGCATCCGCCGGCG encodes:
- the chvE gene encoding multiple monosaccharide ABC transporter substrate-binding protein, whose amino-acid sequence is MNIKKVLLGAAALGVAVSLAACSGGRGGTGGDNAGSGDNKGALVGVAMPTKTSERWIKDGNAVKSGLEKLGYKVDLEYADDKIPQQVQQISNMLTKGAKILVIASIDGTALSDQLDQAAEQGVKVIAYDRLINGNKNVDYYTTFDNYKVGVDQATSLLTGLGILDADGKETGEKGPFNIELFAGSADDNNATFFYNGAMDTLKKYIDDGTLVVGSGQTGFTQVATLRWDPATAQKRMQDLIASTYSGGKKVDGVLSPYDGLSIGIISALTSAGYATDALPIITGQDAEAASVKSIIAGQQYSTIYKDTRQLADEAVKMTNDLLTGTKPEVNDTKSYDNKVKVVPTFLFQPVTVTKENYKKVLVDSGYYKESDLK
- the mmsB gene encoding multiple monosaccharide ABC transporter permease, whose protein sequence is MTATTPAPQTGVLQRASRFLAGQLRQIGLFIALIVIVVFFEVATQGITLKPINVSNLVVQNSYILILAIGMVMVIIAGHIDLSVGSVVAFTGAMAGVMITKWGIPWPVAAVLCLVLGALIGCWQGFWIAYFKIPAFIVTLAGMLTFRGLTQITLQNQQISPFPDGFRAIGSGFLPDLGGGVSFVEPMTIVLGILSAVALIAAGIRGRLVRRRYNVEDEPMPWFIAKTAFTTVLILLVAFLLASYRGTPIVLIILAVLVVAYSAVMARSVFGRHIYAIGGNLNAAALSGVKTQRVTFLLFVNMGVLSALAGLVFTAQLNLANPKAGDGFELDAIAAVFIGGAAVTGGIGRVTGAIIGGLIIGILNNGMSILGVGTEFQSLIKGLVLLAAVAFDVYNKRRSGK
- a CDS encoding alpha/beta hydrolase codes for the protein MSIDGGQRASLPEPAAAGAPGRVSVEADAVAGPHGPVAVRRYSPPSGVAPLAPPLVWLHGGAFVSGGLDQLESHAVGLELAARGIPVTTVDYRLTGRTSFLRPSPRARVVRHPTPVDDVAAVLADARRRSLDAVPGSRPGDAADARTEAGSDSAASAGVLIGGASAGACLAAAAALEVVTAEAQSSNARSPESGRGDAGAAASASSDLATAPIRGLLLAYGVFHAAMPPRSAELRSRVTGYRRFTHTPRAYGLMTRNYAGSRAALADPRAFPGGHPLAGLPPTLMLDADRDVLRASGERFAAELAEHAVPLERHVLPGSTHAFLHRPADPDFGRGIDLIADWAARR
- a CDS encoding LacI family DNA-binding transcriptional regulator; protein product: MDPVRAPNIRDVARVAGVSYQTVSRVLNDSPSIRVETRQRVEAAIAELGYRPNPAARALVAGRSRTIGLLSASTAYYGPATAITSIEAAAREAGYRISITSPASSDYASVAASVEYLLGQGVEALVVVAPQVRVFEAVRALGLSVPVVTLESAAISDAPSSLSVDQVEGARVATRHLIELGHEEILHIAGPQDWIEAEARMQGYLRELDAHDLRTRAPILGDWSSAFGYYAGLELLRVRDFTAVFAGNDQMALGLQHACRDMGLDVPGDISIVGFDDIPEAAHFAPPLTTVRQNFPELGRRALSLLLAQLRGEERADHSMVPPELVLRASTAPPRR
- the mmsA gene encoding multiple monosaccharide ABC transporter ATP-binding protein, producing the protein MLADNILEMRSITKSFPGVLALRDVSIDVERGSIHAICGENGAGKSTLMKVLSGVYPHGSYDGEIVFDGESVAFKNINDSEDAGVVIIHQELALSPYLSIAENIFLGNERSRFGFIDWNRTNREAAELLARVGLNDNPITRISELGVGKQQLVEIAKALSKKVKLLILDEPTAALNDSDSEHLLDLLRQLQKQGITSIIISHKLNEIKAIADAVTIIRDGRNIETLEMDELLGEDRIIRGMVGRDLESRFPDHEPHVGPELLRIEDWTVHHPIDHDRVVVREANLTVREGEIVGIAGLMGAGRTELAMSVFGHSYGVGISGRVLKRGVEVKTNTVSAAIKAGIAYATEDRKRYGLNLIDDIRHNISASALTSLARMGWVNESREVVVAESYRKSMNIKAPTVEAVTGKLSGGNQQKVVLSKWMYANPDVLILDEPTRGIDVGAKYEIYGIINRLADEGKGVIVISSELPELMGICDRIYTLSEGRITAELSREDATAERLMQHMTQEREKDHL
- a CDS encoding TraR/DksA family transcriptional regulator gives rise to the protein MDARALIADRRAVVLEKRDAVERELVSIRAARGEWTDEEHDPEGFTLTHEWSRLEGTRAELETELAELDAADARVASSTYGVCARCGQPIPEPQLERRPARTLCVACTDRLARR
- a CDS encoding L-ribulose-5-phosphate 4-epimerase, which produces MERTRAEVAALHAELVRYGLVVWTGGNVSGRVPGADLFVIKPSGVSYDDLTADDLVLCDLDGAVVPGSVGSSRSPSSDTAAHAYVYRAMPEVGGVVHTHSTYAVAWAARGEEVPCVITGMADEFGGPIPIGPFAVIGDDSIGRGIVETLRGHRSRAVLMQNHGPFTIGASARDAVKAAVMCEDAARSVHLAREAGPLIPIPQDRIDHLYARYQNVYGQDGDDRR
- a CDS encoding methyltransferase, coding for MPAEQTAEQIAANMRNWDERVADHVTAYGAEAFADDPNAIGLDVEVALLAPHLPGGTVAGLDVVHLQCHIGTDTISLARRGARVVGTDLSGEAVATATALAERAGIDATFVQAANEDAPDALGRTFDLVYTTVGVLTWLPDLAVWAEAIARLLKPGGALFLYDGHPFLYTFQFDRDDDQLVMTEPYFALAADAPRRFDDGTTYASASRMSNATTYEWPHPLSEIFGALLGAGLQIEAFDEHRSMPWRALPSMGWREGGFRLPDGAPDAPLMFSLIARRPAD